A window of the Pseudomonas furukawaii genome harbors these coding sequences:
- a CDS encoding Minor curlin subunit CsgB has translation MNAAVLPRTALLLALGLAGGAPQAADLMDNHDLAGGNPDLTPSSAPLATEALVRQLGDGNLALLSQNGQSLLGRIVQEGSDQEAYILQAGADNLAFITQQGQGNQAYISQNGANNRADITQVGAYNSASIVQSGEGLNSSINQYGNGLNVQVIQH, from the coding sequence GTGAACGCCGCCGTCCTGCCTCGCACCGCGCTGCTCCTGGCCCTCGGGCTGGCCGGCGGTGCGCCGCAGGCGGCGGACCTGATGGACAACCACGACCTGGCCGGCGGCAACCCGGACCTCACGCCCAGCAGCGCGCCCCTGGCCACCGAGGCCCTGGTGCGCCAACTGGGGGATGGGAACCTGGCGCTGCTGAGCCAGAACGGGCAATCACTGCTGGGACGGATCGTCCAGGAGGGCAGCGACCAGGAGGCCTACATCCTCCAGGCTGGCGCGGACAACCTGGCCTTCATCACCCAGCAAGGCCAGGGCAACCAGGCCTACATCTCCCAGAACGGGGCGAACAACCGGGCCGACATCACCCAGGTTGGCGCCTACAACAGCGCTTCGATCGTGCAGTCCGGGGAGGGACTGAACAGCAGTATCAACCAGTACGGAAACGGCCTGAACGTGCAGGTGATCCAGCACTGA